In a genomic window of Nocardiopsis mwathae:
- a CDS encoding DUF2397 domain-containing protein, with protein sequence MLNDADAAPHAAAGRDGGAAERTGTAHGDAADLDRLRLYSYLTAPERRTYLAVMRLFTSTLLADLGAGEVASALAAAERRGEIEAGESRLETVVDRLEQLARWGNLVPGRREPAATIAEFTRSRVRYQVAKLAMRVQRDVDGMLTVAEGAREVSRELLPAIEQGLADIQRTLGELLAAERGRGPEATSVRTLREHLAQQVTTLFLQHDEFAAAVRDFYAYLGSVIARYDLAPAEMSGFKHMLLEYVELIAKDVLRHSEPIVERLGSLNRQRDRLLGSLGAGEPLTRGSGATVPDGSDAVLVARETRSGQTELMERSPGRRVADWDGLTGWFIGRPGRPSEVDGLRDATSRAISALLGNVKRVTGAGGVDPGRRRDLLTLAAWFDAATPEAAHDLYAAVFGLFAARHLALVGEEDAPEPGRTWAEGDRVDVEVNVRTRGERAPAGQLPRIGDDPLGRAELLEEEDRRKRRRDAAVRELAAAVPDLGAARLSGDALELVCELLTLAGASRDMPTEPGGAGDPITGLTLRLEPRPDGGAARIGSVFGTLELHGVDVHLQVGEALEVRGDPAGPPASPAGDRAVRDTPVRGTAHEAAGEGARG encoded by the coding sequence ATGCTCAACGATGCCGACGCAGCGCCGCACGCCGCCGCAGGCCGGGACGGCGGGGCCGCCGAGCGCACGGGCACCGCCCACGGCGACGCCGCGGACCTGGACCGGCTGCGGCTCTACAGCTACCTCACCGCCCCCGAGCGCCGGACGTACCTGGCGGTCATGCGCCTGTTCACCTCGACCCTCCTCGCCGACCTCGGCGCCGGTGAGGTGGCGTCGGCACTCGCCGCGGCCGAGCGGCGGGGCGAGATCGAGGCGGGCGAGTCGCGCCTGGAGACCGTCGTGGACCGCCTGGAGCAGTTGGCCCGGTGGGGCAACCTGGTGCCCGGGCGCCGCGAACCCGCCGCGACCATCGCCGAGTTCACCCGCAGCCGCGTCCGCTACCAGGTCGCCAAGCTCGCCATGCGGGTGCAGCGGGACGTCGACGGCATGCTCACCGTCGCCGAGGGCGCCCGCGAGGTCTCGCGCGAGCTGCTGCCCGCCATCGAGCAGGGGCTCGCCGACATCCAGCGCACGCTCGGCGAGCTGCTGGCCGCCGAGCGCGGCCGCGGCCCCGAGGCCACCTCGGTGCGGACCCTGCGCGAGCACCTGGCCCAGCAGGTCACCACGCTCTTCCTGCAGCACGACGAGTTCGCCGCGGCGGTCCGCGACTTCTACGCCTACCTGGGCTCGGTGATCGCCCGCTACGACCTGGCCCCCGCCGAGATGTCGGGCTTCAAGCACATGCTGCTGGAGTACGTGGAGCTCATCGCCAAGGACGTGCTGCGCCACTCCGAGCCGATCGTGGAGCGGCTGGGCTCCCTCAACCGGCAGCGGGACCGGCTGCTGGGATCACTGGGCGCCGGCGAGCCGCTGACGCGCGGCTCCGGAGCCACCGTGCCGGACGGCTCCGACGCCGTGCTCGTGGCGCGCGAGACCCGCAGCGGGCAGACCGAGCTCATGGAGCGTTCGCCCGGTCGGCGCGTGGCCGACTGGGACGGGCTGACCGGCTGGTTCATCGGGCGCCCGGGGCGCCCCTCCGAGGTCGACGGGTTGCGCGACGCCACCAGCCGCGCCATCTCCGCCCTGCTCGGCAACGTCAAGCGCGTCACCGGAGCCGGCGGCGTGGACCCGGGCCGCCGGCGCGACCTGCTGACGCTGGCCGCCTGGTTCGACGCGGCGACGCCGGAGGCCGCACACGACCTCTATGCGGCGGTGTTCGGCCTGTTCGCCGCCCGCCACCTGGCCCTGGTCGGCGAGGAGGACGCCCCGGAGCCCGGCCGCACCTGGGCCGAGGGCGACCGTGTGGACGTCGAGGTCAATGTGCGGACCCGGGGCGAGCGCGCCCCCGCAGGCCAGCTGCCGCGCATCGGCGACGACCCGCTGGGCCGTGCCGAGCTGCTGGAGGAGGAGGACCGCCGCAAGCGGCGCCGGGACGCGGCCGTGCGCGAACTCGCCGCGGCCGTTCCCGACCTGGGTGCGGCCCGGCTGTCCGGGGACGCCCTGGAACTGGTCTGCGAGCTGCTGACCCTGGCCGGGGCTTCGCGCGACATGCCCACCGAGCCGGGCGGCGCGGGAGATCCGATCACCGGTCTCACCCTGCGACTGGAACCCCGGCCCGACGGTGGGGCCGCCCGGATCGGCTCGGTGTTCGGCACCCTGGAGCTGCACGGCGTCGACGTTCACCTGCAGGTCGGCGAGGCCCTGGAGGTCCGCGGAGACCCCGCCGGCCCGCCGGCCTCCCCGGCCGGGGATCGGGCGGTCCGGGACACGCCGGTGCGCGGGACCGCACACGAGGCGGCGGGCGAAGGGGCGCGAGGATGA
- a CDS encoding TIGR02678 family protein has protein sequence MSRRDPLGSPEKAAFGGLDAVEAAQVRRCARVLLRRPLVRADGPDGDALPAMRRYADRLQALFASYLGYRLVVEPTFARLYKTGRTPDGVRGAHKHNAAPFTPRAYAYLALVLAVLTGGGRQLLLSGLVSDVRAAGAEAGLDLGTGIVDRRALTAALRLLIDLGVLAETDGSVAPWADDAAREALLTVDLELLGHLVAAPLGRYASAEALSGAGDADAEERHRVRRRLVEDPVVLAADLTAEQWDWLRTNLRSEAHLLEELVGLRLEVRSQGVLAVDPEGYLSDRVFPASGTIARIALLAAAELLAAEAPETADAAGGDAAAPGAADAPGVADGPWTTVSHDRFGAVVAAVVERYPQAWSKDAIRDSGRLARSVADTLAQSGLARRRPGGLVQISPAAARYRPVPDGPPGAEADGAPSPGDGERAAAPPAADDAQDSLFSL, from the coding sequence ATGAGCCGCAGGGATCCGCTGGGGTCACCCGAGAAGGCCGCGTTCGGCGGGCTCGACGCCGTCGAGGCCGCCCAGGTGCGCCGTTGCGCCCGGGTGCTGCTGCGCCGCCCGCTGGTGCGCGCCGATGGGCCCGACGGCGACGCGCTCCCGGCGATGCGCCGCTACGCCGACCGGCTGCAGGCGCTGTTCGCCTCCTACCTGGGGTACCGGCTGGTGGTGGAACCGACGTTCGCCCGCCTCTACAAGACCGGCCGCACCCCCGACGGGGTACGCGGCGCGCACAAGCACAACGCCGCCCCCTTCACCCCGCGCGCCTACGCCTACCTGGCCCTGGTGCTGGCCGTCCTCACCGGGGGCGGCCGCCAGCTGCTGCTGTCGGGGCTGGTCTCCGACGTGCGCGCGGCGGGTGCCGAGGCCGGGCTGGATCTGGGCACGGGCATCGTGGACCGGCGGGCCCTCACCGCGGCCCTGCGGCTCCTCATCGACCTGGGGGTGCTGGCCGAGACCGACGGCAGCGTCGCGCCGTGGGCCGACGACGCCGCCCGCGAGGCGCTGCTCACCGTCGACCTGGAGCTGCTGGGCCACCTGGTCGCGGCTCCGCTGGGCCGCTACGCGTCGGCCGAGGCGCTGAGCGGAGCCGGGGACGCCGACGCGGAGGAGCGCCACCGCGTGCGCCGCCGCCTGGTCGAGGACCCGGTGGTGCTCGCGGCCGACCTCACCGCCGAGCAGTGGGACTGGCTGCGGACCAACCTGCGCTCCGAGGCGCACCTGCTGGAGGAGCTGGTCGGGCTGCGGCTGGAGGTGCGCTCGCAGGGCGTGCTGGCCGTCGACCCGGAGGGCTACCTCAGCGACCGGGTCTTCCCCGCGAGCGGCACGATCGCCCGCATCGCGCTGCTGGCCGCGGCCGAGCTGCTGGCCGCGGAGGCCCCGGAGACCGCCGACGCGGCGGGCGGTGACGCGGCGGCCCCCGGCGCAGCCGACGCACCCGGTGTCGCCGACGGCCCCTGGACCACGGTCTCCCACGACAGATTCGGCGCGGTCGTGGCCGCGGTGGTCGAGCGCTACCCGCAGGCCTGGTCGAAGGACGCCATTCGGGACTCCGGTCGGCTGGCCCGCTCGGTCGCCGATACGCTGGCCCAGTCCGGCCTGGCCCGGCGGCGCCCCGGCGGCCTGGTGCAGATCAGCCCGGCCGCCGCCCGCTACCGCCCGGTGCCCGACGGCCCGCCCGGTGCCGAGGCGGACGGCGCCCCGTCCCCCGGTGACGGCGAACGGGCCGCGGCGCCCCCCGCGGCCGACGACGCCCAGGACTCCCTGTTCAGCCTGTGA
- a CDS encoding TIGR02680 family protein: protein MSTGQAAARPRERWQLHRGGVVNIWQYRDEVFDLSGGRVIFKGTNGSGKSRTLELLLPLCLDGDLRNMGCKGFDTVSMSRLMLDDYAESTLRLGYAWIELRRTRDDGAEEFLTCGVGVKASASSRQISDSWRFITPLRVDKDFALMEQDRPITQARLREHIGEDCVVGSQEAFQQRVAAAVYGITGGNRYTDLLHLQRTLRNPDIGLKVLQGQLEQLLSDALPPVDPDVIARTATGLDNLEGVRRNVARLRQADSALDEFLTGYRDYARGVLADRARRLATAEKGRERATGRRTKRDKERAAAEADLRQAEQDRDAVTERLEQVQTELEALKASPAYSALGDLEDKQANVASQRRHVEAALANAEGLRATEEQSVGAIERAAALAVRIGEGVASGAAEARESLGAIGLPAALGSLPPLHPALDRAEEARRVLLSPEPDARPEALYRAAAPAIDADSLQDGAAQAAEGVAAAAGAAEERAPLLTGLLARAERLVEDDARVDRLAERAAHSAEDAAEAGHRARESEERLLALAGQWAHAVRRWHDEALPTGDRPAAGELPPVPDADDVATDPDAFRDAHREVRGALQPRVRAVQHAAVTAEQRLAEAGAERDRLRADLAALREAAEVAPPDPALTTAARDRSAGAPFYQVVDFRPEVGADRRAALEASLHASGLLNAWLPADGGPPPDDGGQDTWAQPGAPVDGPSLADLLRPAVDADTDAPAAAVSEEAVGALLRSVPLLEAGHPADAPGAPAFGTDGHWRAGVLHGRHTKAAAEHIGAGAREQARRRRVEELEAELAGLEERIARLRESLGGAQRLEQAWNACLDSFPDIAEVLRAHIETQSRRAAARRAMSDAEQAEAEHAQARARLGAERAEHRRACADLGVGDGCAELRELCERARRATTALADVTRMLRRDLPEALRSVAAAQADHERTARAREKAESDAAETHRAYAEAHTVLATLRSSLGRDADQVGEDVRRLGEERQRLRSQAPKAQSEVEARIKALADAEARVEATEREVGEAEGTVADAEDALTDAADVPGVWEAATGAVEPPFERPGLRAALAEALADEEGAPGDPAALERTLISRIQTLQSALAGTHDVQADRAHGILTVAVSDESGTAPVAATARLTAARLAQAEENLTGSEERIFEEYLIGDIAEELHRQIGSAESLTRRMNTVLEGAHSSQGVRVELSWEPAPHLDPAERSAFALAKKSVARRTPEENDRLRRALMDRIRATREEGRSSGYTEVLAGALDYRQWYTYRVRIHDTGPDGRPRDRRVRQLSSGETRLVSYVTLFAASAAFYDALETELEGPLRMVLLDEAFERLDDPTIARLLELLVDLDMDWAITWPSGYGVSPKIDRMHIYDILKRKGAWGVACARTTWNGSGFERAA, encoded by the coding sequence GTGAGCACCGGACAGGCCGCCGCCCGGCCCCGTGAGCGCTGGCAGCTGCACCGCGGCGGCGTGGTCAACATCTGGCAGTACCGCGACGAGGTCTTCGACCTGTCCGGCGGCCGGGTCATCTTCAAGGGCACCAACGGCTCGGGCAAGTCGCGGACGCTGGAGCTGCTGCTGCCGCTGTGCCTCGACGGCGACCTGCGCAACATGGGTTGCAAGGGCTTCGACACGGTCAGCATGAGCCGTCTCATGCTCGACGACTACGCGGAGAGCACGCTGCGGCTGGGCTACGCCTGGATCGAGTTGCGCCGCACCCGTGACGACGGCGCCGAGGAGTTCCTCACCTGCGGGGTCGGGGTCAAGGCGAGCGCGTCCAGCCGGCAGATCAGCGACTCCTGGCGGTTCATCACCCCGTTGCGGGTCGACAAGGACTTCGCGCTGATGGAGCAGGACCGCCCCATCACCCAGGCGCGGCTGCGCGAGCACATCGGCGAGGACTGCGTGGTGGGCTCCCAGGAGGCGTTCCAGCAGCGGGTGGCGGCCGCCGTCTACGGCATCACCGGCGGCAACCGCTACACCGACCTGCTGCACCTGCAGCGCACCCTGCGCAACCCCGACATCGGTCTCAAGGTGCTGCAGGGCCAGCTGGAGCAGCTGCTGTCCGACGCGCTGCCGCCCGTCGACCCCGATGTCATCGCGCGCACCGCCACCGGCCTGGACAACCTCGAAGGGGTCCGGCGCAACGTGGCGCGGCTGCGCCAGGCCGACTCCGCGCTGGACGAGTTCCTCACCGGCTACCGCGACTATGCGCGCGGTGTGCTGGCCGACCGTGCGCGTCGGCTGGCCACCGCGGAGAAGGGGCGGGAGCGGGCGACGGGCCGCCGCACCAAGCGGGACAAGGAGCGCGCCGCCGCCGAGGCGGACCTGCGCCAGGCCGAACAGGACCGCGACGCCGTCACCGAGCGGCTGGAGCAGGTGCAGACCGAGCTGGAGGCGCTGAAGGCCTCCCCCGCCTACAGCGCCCTGGGCGACCTGGAGGACAAGCAGGCCAACGTGGCCTCCCAGCGGCGGCATGTCGAGGCGGCGCTGGCCAATGCCGAGGGCCTGCGCGCAACCGAGGAGCAGTCCGTCGGCGCCATCGAGCGCGCCGCGGCGCTCGCCGTGCGCATCGGCGAGGGGGTGGCCTCGGGAGCCGCCGAGGCGCGCGAGTCGCTGGGCGCCATCGGCCTGCCCGCGGCGCTGGGCTCGCTACCGCCGCTCCACCCCGCCCTGGATCGCGCGGAGGAGGCCCGCAGGGTCCTGCTCTCCCCGGAACCCGACGCCCGCCCCGAGGCGCTGTACCGGGCCGCAGCCCCGGCCATCGACGCCGACTCGCTGCAGGACGGGGCCGCGCAGGCCGCCGAGGGCGTGGCCGCGGCGGCCGGTGCCGCCGAGGAGCGCGCCCCGCTGCTGACCGGCCTGCTCGCCCGGGCCGAGCGGCTGGTGGAGGACGACGCGCGGGTGGACCGGCTGGCCGAGCGCGCCGCGCACAGCGCCGAGGACGCCGCCGAGGCCGGGCACCGGGCGCGCGAGAGCGAGGAGCGGCTGCTGGCCCTGGCCGGGCAGTGGGCGCACGCGGTGCGGCGCTGGCACGACGAGGCACTGCCGACGGGTGACCGCCCCGCCGCGGGCGAGCTGCCGCCTGTGCCCGACGCCGACGATGTGGCCACCGACCCCGACGCGTTCCGCGACGCCCACCGCGAGGTGCGCGGGGCGCTGCAGCCGCGGGTGCGCGCGGTGCAGCACGCCGCCGTCACCGCCGAGCAGCGCCTGGCCGAGGCCGGCGCCGAGCGGGACCGGCTGCGGGCGGACCTGGCCGCGCTGCGGGAGGCCGCCGAGGTCGCGCCGCCCGACCCCGCCCTCACGACCGCCGCGCGCGACCGCTCCGCGGGCGCCCCCTTCTACCAGGTGGTCGACTTCCGCCCGGAGGTCGGGGCCGACCGGCGCGCCGCCCTGGAGGCGTCCCTGCACGCCTCCGGCCTGCTCAACGCGTGGCTGCCCGCCGACGGCGGACCACCGCCCGACGACGGCGGGCAGGACACCTGGGCGCAGCCCGGCGCCCCCGTCGACGGGCCGTCGCTGGCCGACCTGCTGCGCCCGGCGGTGGACGCCGACACCGACGCCCCCGCCGCCGCGGTGTCCGAGGAGGCGGTCGGCGCGCTGCTGCGCTCGGTGCCGCTGCTGGAGGCCGGGCACCCCGCCGACGCGCCGGGCGCCCCGGCGTTCGGCACCGACGGCCACTGGCGGGCCGGGGTGCTGCACGGCCGCCACACCAAGGCCGCGGCCGAGCACATCGGCGCCGGGGCGCGCGAGCAGGCGCGCCGCCGCCGCGTCGAGGAGCTGGAGGCCGAGCTGGCCGGGCTGGAGGAGCGGATCGCGCGGCTGCGGGAGTCGCTCGGCGGCGCCCAGCGGCTGGAACAGGCGTGGAACGCGTGCCTGGACTCCTTCCCCGACATCGCCGAGGTGCTGCGGGCGCACATCGAGACCCAGTCGCGGCGCGCGGCCGCGCGCCGCGCCATGTCCGATGCCGAGCAGGCCGAGGCCGAGCACGCCCAGGCCCGCGCGCGGCTGGGCGCCGAGCGCGCCGAGCACCGGCGGGCCTGCGCCGATCTGGGGGTCGGCGACGGGTGTGCGGAGCTGCGGGAGCTGTGCGAGCGCGCCCGCCGCGCCACCACCGCGCTGGCGGACGTCACCCGGATGCTGCGCCGGGACCTGCCCGAGGCGCTGCGATCGGTGGCGGCCGCCCAGGCCGACCACGAGCGGACCGCGCGCGCCCGGGAGAAGGCCGAGTCGGATGCCGCCGAGACGCACCGCGCCTACGCCGAGGCGCACACCGTCCTGGCCACGCTCCGCTCCAGCCTGGGGCGTGACGCCGATCAGGTCGGCGAGGACGTGCGGCGCCTCGGCGAGGAGCGGCAGCGGTTGCGCTCCCAGGCGCCCAAGGCGCAGTCGGAGGTGGAGGCCCGCATCAAGGCGCTGGCCGACGCCGAGGCGCGGGTGGAGGCCACCGAGCGCGAGGTGGGCGAGGCCGAGGGCACGGTCGCCGACGCCGAGGACGCGCTCACCGACGCCGCCGACGTCCCCGGCGTGTGGGAGGCGGCGACCGGGGCGGTGGAACCGCCGTTCGAGCGCCCCGGGCTGCGCGCGGCGCTCGCCGAGGCGCTGGCCGATGAGGAGGGCGCACCGGGCGACCCGGCGGCGCTGGAGCGGACCCTGATCTCGCGTATCCAGACGCTGCAGTCGGCGCTGGCCGGGACGCACGACGTGCAGGCCGACCGGGCCCACGGCATCCTCACGGTCGCGGTCAGCGACGAGTCGGGCACCGCGCCGGTGGCGGCGACGGCGCGGCTCACCGCCGCCCGGCTCGCCCAGGCCGAGGAGAACCTCACCGGCAGCGAGGAGCGCATCTTCGAGGAGTACCTGATCGGCGACATCGCCGAGGAGCTGCACCGCCAGATCGGCTCGGCCGAGTCGCTGACGCGCCGGATGAACACGGTGCTGGAGGGCGCCCACTCCAGCCAGGGCGTGCGGGTGGAGCTGTCCTGGGAGCCGGCACCGCACCTGGACCCGGCCGAGCGCTCGGCGTTCGCGCTGGCCAAGAAGTCGGTTGCGCGGCGCACCCCCGAGGAGAACGACCGGCTGCGCCGCGCCCTGATGGACCGGATCCGCGCCACCCGCGAGGAGGGGCGCAGCAGCGGCTACACCGAGGTGCTGGCCGGGGCGCTGGACTACCGGCAGTGGTACACCTACCGGGTGCGGATCCACGACACCGGGCCGGACGGCAGGCCGCGCGACCGCCGGGTGCGGCAGCTGTCCTCCGGGGAGACGCGCCTGGTCTCCTACGTGACGCTGTTCGCGGCGAGCGCCGCGTTCTACGACGCGCTGGAGACCGAGCTGGAGGGCCCGCTGCGGATGGTCCTGCTCGACGAGGCGTTCGAGCGCCTCGACGACCCCACGATCGCCCGGCTGCTGGAGCTGCTGGTGGACCTCGACATGGACTGGGCGATCACCTGGCCCTCAGGGTACGGTGTGTCGCCGAAGATCGACCGGATGCACATCTACGACATCCTCAAGCGCAAGGGCGCCTGGGGGGTCGCGTGCGCCCGCACCACGTGGAACGGCAGCGGGTTCGAGCGCGCGGCGTGA
- a CDS encoding superoxide dismutase — protein MSAPYSLPELPYDYAALEPWISGQIMELHHDKHHAAYVGGANTALEKLAEARDKGDFGTVNMLEKNLAFNLAGHVNHTVFWPNLSPDGGDKPEGELGAAIDDDFGSFDAFRAHFSAVAGGVQGSGWAILAWDILGQKLIIEQLYDHQGNLAAGSYPLLMLDMWEHAFYLQYKNVKADYVKAFWNVVNWADVQRRFDDARKVRLAP, from the coding sequence ATGTCCGCGCCATATTCGCTTCCGGAGCTTCCGTACGACTACGCGGCGCTTGAGCCGTGGATCTCCGGCCAGATCATGGAGCTTCACCACGACAAGCACCACGCGGCGTACGTCGGGGGCGCCAACACCGCGCTGGAGAAGCTGGCCGAGGCCCGTGACAAGGGCGACTTCGGCACGGTCAACATGCTTGAGAAGAACCTGGCCTTCAACCTGGCCGGGCACGTGAACCACACCGTCTTCTGGCCGAACCTGTCGCCGGACGGCGGCGACAAGCCCGAGGGCGAGCTGGGCGCGGCGATCGACGACGACTTCGGGTCGTTCGACGCGTTCCGCGCGCACTTCAGCGCCGTGGCCGGCGGCGTCCAGGGCTCCGGCTGGGCGATCCTGGCCTGGGACATCCTCGGCCAGAAGCTCATCATCGAGCAGCTCTACGACCACCAGGGCAACCTCGCGGCCGGGTCCTACCCGCTGCTCATGCTCGACATGTGGGAGCACGCGTTCTACCTGCAGTACAAGAACGTCAAGGCGGACTACGTCAAGGCGTTCTGGAACGTCGTCAACTGGGCGGACGTGCAGCGCCGCTTCGACGACGCCCGCAAGGTCCGGCTGGCCCCGTAG
- a CDS encoding HAD hydrolase-like protein has product MAHNAFERLTGIKHIVWDWNGTLLDDNHANLAALNQVCVEFGRPRVDLEYWRSVFRRPLVECYEELLERSFADGEWPRINEIYDRHYLSEVPGCGLAEGVPDVLHRWAAFGGTQSLLSMASHAHVNELVAERGLGGHFARVDGRRFGTVSDSKADHLAAHLEELGADPASVVLIGDIDDDARAARAAGASAILVESGLMNRRRLEATGHPVVSTPAEAVRLLGA; this is encoded by the coding sequence GTGGCTCACAACGCGTTCGAACGTCTGACCGGAATCAAGCACATCGTCTGGGACTGGAACGGGACCCTCCTGGATGACAACCACGCCAACCTCGCGGCCCTCAACCAGGTGTGCGTGGAGTTCGGGCGTCCCCGGGTCGACCTGGAGTACTGGCGGTCGGTCTTCCGGCGGCCGCTGGTCGAGTGCTACGAGGAGCTGCTGGAGCGCTCCTTCGCCGACGGTGAATGGCCGCGTATCAACGAGATCTACGACCGCCACTACCTGTCCGAGGTGCCCGGCTGCGGCCTCGCCGAGGGCGTGCCCGACGTCCTGCACCGGTGGGCGGCGTTCGGGGGAACCCAGTCTCTGCTGTCCATGGCCTCGCACGCACACGTCAACGAGCTGGTCGCGGAGCGCGGCCTGGGCGGCCACTTCGCGCGCGTCGACGGGCGGCGCTTCGGCACCGTGAGCGACTCCAAGGCCGACCACCTCGCCGCGCACCTGGAGGAGCTCGGCGCGGACCCGGCGAGCGTGGTGCTCATCGGCGACATCGACGACGACGCGCGCGCCGCCCGCGCGGCCGGGGCCAGCGCGATCCTCGTGGAGAGCGGGCTGATGAACCGCCGGCGCCTGGAGGCCACCGGCCACCCCGTCGTGTCCACCCCCGCCGAGGCGGTCCGACTCCTGGGTGCCTGA
- a CDS encoding Xaa-Pro dipeptidyl-peptidase, whose protein sequence is MRYPHRITARAGCVVTSALVVSGLLAVPAQADTHPPLIEDGRTQPVFDYAEAVYHEVDIETEADSDGDGTPDTVRMRIMRPKETDEGLRVPTIIEPSPYWAGLNSVDFYDVDLDDEDAGTVPRTRGGERAGGLGDLDAPADPEELRRSRAAGGPGVSMPNYYDNYFLPRGYAVAQLDSLGTGGSTGCPTSGAHNETLGAKAAVDWLNGRATGRDPEGNEVTADDWSTGNVAMTGISYNGTLPVAAATTGVEGLKAIVPQGAISSWYEYYRENGGVVAPGGYQGEDADILAELVHTREDREACRPVLDAITEEQDRRTGDYSAFWDERNYRNDVADISAGVFLAHGLNDWNVKTDQALRMWRELGEHGVPRKLWLYQAGHVNPMNLRIEEWLDQLHGWFDYWLYDLDNGIMDGPAVDIENADFGWSTQDDWPPAGTAPLRLHMNAAAEDADGGAGTLGRAPAPGRDQRESFTDAGRTTTADALATDPAAAGKNSLVYLSEELADDVRVSGFPEVSLRAAMDGASPYLTALLVDYGTDTRATGPVRFDRDERVCYGEGIPEDPGCTFRSYPVTATSDHKIVTRGILDARNRASMERQLPVVGGTMYRYSWEMQGQDYVFKAGHRIGVVVISTDYDYTLRYPAGTDVTLDTAAATVTLPVSQGRDGYRG, encoded by the coding sequence ATGCGATACCCCCACCGCATCACCGCCCGCGCGGGCTGCGTGGTCACCTCCGCGCTGGTCGTCTCGGGCCTCCTGGCCGTCCCGGCACAGGCCGACACCCACCCCCCGCTGATCGAGGACGGTCGCACCCAGCCGGTCTTCGACTACGCCGAGGCCGTCTACCACGAGGTCGATATCGAAACCGAGGCGGACAGCGACGGCGACGGCACACCCGACACCGTCCGGATGCGCATCATGCGCCCCAAAGAGACCGACGAGGGTCTGCGCGTCCCCACGATCATCGAGCCCAGCCCGTACTGGGCCGGGCTCAACAGCGTCGACTTCTACGACGTGGACCTCGACGACGAGGACGCCGGCACGGTGCCGCGCACCCGCGGCGGGGAGCGCGCCGGTGGCCTGGGCGACCTGGACGCCCCGGCCGACCCCGAGGAGCTGCGCCGCTCGCGCGCCGCCGGCGGCCCCGGCGTCAGCATGCCCAACTACTACGACAACTACTTCCTGCCGCGCGGCTACGCCGTCGCCCAGCTGGACAGCCTCGGCACCGGCGGATCCACCGGCTGCCCGACCTCGGGCGCGCACAACGAGACGCTGGGCGCGAAGGCCGCCGTCGACTGGCTCAACGGCCGCGCCACCGGCCGCGACCCCGAGGGCAACGAGGTCACGGCCGATGACTGGTCCACCGGGAACGTGGCGATGACCGGCATCTCCTACAACGGGACCCTGCCCGTCGCCGCCGCCACGACCGGAGTGGAGGGCTTGAAGGCGATCGTCCCGCAGGGCGCCATCTCCTCCTGGTACGAGTACTACCGGGAGAACGGCGGCGTCGTCGCCCCGGGCGGCTACCAGGGCGAGGACGCCGACATCCTGGCCGAGCTCGTCCACACGCGCGAGGACCGCGAGGCGTGCCGGCCGGTGCTCGACGCGATCACCGAGGAGCAGGACCGCCGCACCGGCGACTACAGCGCGTTCTGGGACGAGAGGAACTACCGCAACGACGTCGCCGACATCTCGGCCGGGGTGTTCCTGGCGCACGGTCTCAACGACTGGAACGTCAAGACCGACCAGGCGCTGCGGATGTGGCGGGAGCTCGGCGAGCACGGTGTGCCGCGCAAGCTGTGGCTGTACCAGGCCGGTCACGTCAACCCGATGAACCTGCGCATCGAGGAGTGGCTGGACCAGCTGCACGGCTGGTTCGACTACTGGCTCTACGACCTGGACAACGGGATCATGGACGGCCCCGCGGTGGACATCGAGAACGCCGACTTCGGCTGGTCGACGCAGGACGACTGGCCGCCGGCCGGGACCGCCCCGCTGCGGCTGCACATGAACGCGGCGGCCGAGGACGCCGACGGCGGTGCGGGCACGCTGGGCCGTGCCCCCGCACCGGGCCGGGACCAGCGGGAGTCGTTCACCGACGCCGGGCGGACCACCACCGCCGACGCGCTCGCCACCGACCCGGCGGCGGCCGGGAAGAACTCCCTGGTGTACCTGTCGGAGGAACTGGCCGACGACGTGAGGGTCAGCGGATTCCCGGAGGTCTCGCTGCGCGCGGCGATGGACGGCGCCTCCCCGTACCTCACCGCGCTGCTGGTGGACTACGGGACCGACACCCGGGCCACCGGCCCGGTCCGCTTCGACCGGGACGAGCGGGTCTGCTACGGCGAGGGCATCCCCGAGGACCCGGGGTGCACCTTCCGCAGCTACCCGGTGACCGCGACCAGTGACCACAAGATCGTCACCCGCGGCATCCTGGACGCCCGCAACCGCGCATCCATGGAGCGCCAGCTGCCGGTCGTCGGCGGCACCATGTACAGGTACTCCTGGGAGATGCAGGGCCAGGACTACGTGTTCAAGGCCGGGCACCGGATCGGCGTCGTGGTGATCTCCACCGACTACGACTACACGCTGCGCTACCCGGCCGGGACCGACGTCACCCTGGACACCGCGGCGGCCACGGTCACCCTGCCGGTCTCCCAGGGGCGGGACGGCTACCGGGGCTGA